The DNA window gattatatatttgactatctatatcatatttaatatattactttttattttttatatttgttgcatGGAACCAATACATgaaatatttctttaaaaaatgttacatGCAGCTTGGGAGTACGTGTCTAAACAGTAGACCGAACGAAGAGATAACAACCAAATTTTCTTTAAGTTAATGATGGTTAATCTCGCGTGAATTAATTATTGCATATCTGTATTCTGATGGTAACGTTGTACCAGGAACTTTCCAACTCCAAGGATCCCAACTGCCCATCTTTTGCATGATGGCATAGTTTGTTTAGGCCTCACTAGCTACTTCCTCTAACCTGTACTCTTCTCCATCTAGTGTCTGGCTGACACAAAACAGCTGGGTTCAAAGGATTTTCcgaatttttttcatgcatCAAATGATCCGTTGTAttctctctatattttttgtgcttCCCTCACAACAGCGCGGAAGAATGAAGACGAGAGGCAGAGTAGGATGAGGCGGCACTGCAGCACGGAGTGGTGCGACAACATGACGGCTTCATGGGGGAGAGGAGCTGAGCTGCTGAGGTCTAAGGAGTGGGGATTGGGGAAAGGTTAGGGTTAGTGAATTAATAGGTTGATGGGTCGATTGGGAGGTTTTTTTGGGCTTTTGGAATTTTTCAAGTCAACTTGGGTTGGCCGATAGTTTTGTgagtttttgaaaattttctgaaaatctgTAGTCTAACACGGAATTTCgacaaaacaataaaaaaaatacattactaTTTCCGAACAAATTTACTGTTTCTGTTACTATTTCCAAACAAATTTACTGTTTTCGTTACCAGTTAAAACAATCAGAAGAAACTGGATATAACCGCCGATACTGTTGGGATTTTCCACACTATTTTCAAACCTACCTAGAACGCATGAATTTTGTCAAAACCTATCTAGAACGCATGAATTTTGTCGGTTTCCATGTGTCTCACTATAATTTCAGCGAAattcctttcaaaaaataaaaaagaaatcctCCATCAAATATAAGACCTCGCTGTAAGAACCGATTACCAACAACCAGATCAGCATCGTAGCTGAGATATCCGTTTACATACACAAACGATCCGCGTTAATCcacattgttttatttataatctgCACAATctataacaaaaagaaaagtcaaaataaaatgttgCCACAAACATTTCGGATGTTTTTACAACAAAGCAGAACTACCCCGCTGTACATAATTGGATGGTTGTTTCAATGGTTATCAGGGCGGCGTAAGAGCCAAACACCTAGTTTTGGGATTGAGCATATAATGGTATCGACATTTCGACATTAATTAACATTATCTAAGGGTGGCAGGCACAAGCTTAACATGTTAATCATCCAGCTCAACAAGCTGCGCCCTTCTTTCGGCAGCTTTCTTCCTGACAAAAATCCCCCATCTCATGGCGGCCTTTATCTTAAGCCACCCAACAACAGCTTTGCCAGATGAACGGGTGCGCTCACCTTCGTACGGTAATGGAGATGGCATGTAGGATGGAAATCCAAAGGCGTCTTCCTGCAAACTGGTAGACGCTCCACCCATGCTGAAGACCCTGAGCAGCTGCTGCATGTCTTCGCTCTCAAGCATCTGGTGGCTTTTCATGCGAATATCTTCTGTGAAGTCATCAGCAAACTGACCGTTTTGGCTCCGAGTCCAATCATCGTATCCAACGTTCGCTGGCTGAATCGAATGACTTTGTGAAATTGCTTGTTGCAATTCGCCTAGTTCCAGACCCATGGCATCATTTCCGGTTTCTTGGTTATCAGACCCCATCAACATACTGGggggtaaaaatgaaaacgTGTCATCATATGGCACTGGGACATTGGCAGCTGCTTGATTGCCATCATAACCTATAGAATCAGTTCCACCTGAAACGAATGAAACTAACATAGAATTTAGAGACTCTTCTATAGTGACGAATCGTGCACCCTATagttcatctttttattttaaatgtgtgaaaCAACGATTCAGGATTTACACCAtattaattactatatttgtaactgtcaactaaaataacaAAGCAGTAACATATAAATGGTATCTAATAAGTCGTATGCTTCTAACCTGCTGGAGATGGTCCTGTCATGCCTGCTGATGAGATACGTTGCTCATATGAAGCAGGTTGACTCAGAGTAGGCTGTGTCTCAGCTTGTCCAGTGGGTGCAGCCTTTTTCTTTGGTTTAGAGTTTAAGAGAGCTTTACCATCATACTCAATGGCATACATCCAATTATCATAAGCCTTCTTAACCAATGCATCAGCAAAGAGCTGTAATGAATAGTATCATCCCAATCAGTCAATATGGTATTAAAACAAATAGCTTAAATTGCTCAAAAGTTCATGCCgagaataaataaagcatagCTCTTAATTCTTAAACTTGCAAGTATAGTACTACATGCTTAGATTTTAAACAGAAGAATACAGCAAATATAAGGTTGAGTGTTACTTTGTTAAATACACTGGCTATTCTTTACTAAACGATTTAACAATGTCTTCTATACTGAATGTTTGGAGAGTTATACAGTGCACATATCCTAAAAGAATGGCAGTATTTCAGGGGCACTGTCTATTCGCTCAGGACTAAAGGAAGTTTACTGCCACAACCGATTGCCAGCCAGGAGGTCAGAAACTCAACATGGTCTATACTTTAGGATAAAAAACAGGTGACACGTCATGAGGAACcatgcaactaaccctagtaCTCGAGTCATCATGGCACCAGACACCTGATACACCTTATTTAGGTTCATAGCATGCGCTAGAATAAATATAAGGGGTGTTTGAAGTGACCTACACCAATGTACTAACATAACACCCTCCCTAActtatttccaaaaaaataaccCTTTAGGCTGATCGGCCATGCTGTATGCCACCAGTAATGGTTTGGCAAATGAGCATATCCCAACAGTTCTTACTTTTTGAAGACGAATGAAACCTTTCAAACACACACAGCAAAACAACACTGCCACTACGTTGATAGCCATGAGGGTTCACTTTCCAGGATACAATATGATAAAAGGAAAGCTATGCAGCCGAGCATTTTTAATTGCATTTGTGTTACATAAGTGCATCTTTAAGTGAATGGAGATACCATTCCAGTTTGATCTTATGAGAGACAACTTAAGGACAAAAGCATATACGCAAAGCAACACTTATTAGTCTTTGGGTATGAAGTGCAATATGTGATTTTACTAaagaagcatgcatgcatcacagCATCACTACATGCACTATCGAAATCCCAATGATATCTCATGGCATTGCAAATGAATGTTTCAAAGCTTTATGGTTTCCTGATTTGTTTATGTGACCATGGTTCATTCATTTTGCTGTCCACATGCATTCAATGGTATGGTTAACTACTTGAAGAATTACCAGTCTAGAAGCCTTACAGCGTCGAACATATTAACTGCAACTAATGTATCTTATAACTATGCATATGAATGGAGCACGAAGGGCAGAATCACGCCATGACCATGTAGGGCACAATTGTCATTTTATTGGTGGCACGTGTAGTATTGGTTCTGTGGGTTCACACTTGGACATAGCCACGTACACAGGCTTGTTAAGAGAAGTTTCCATAAGAAAAATTTGGTGTCAATCCATCttccaaaaaaacaacagCCAGCATAATCTATGGATTGCTATAACCAACCTTTTGGCTGTCATCAAGACTTTCAGATGAATAGAACTGCTCTCCAGAAATTAACCCACAGAATGCATAGATGTTGTTGAAAATAGCACCAACAGATCTATTCTCATctgaataaaatatgtaatattttcCACTTAAGACACAAGTCTTTGCATGTTCGACAAGTATATCCCACATCTTATTAGACATACCACTTCCAAGGATCTGGAACAGAATAGCACAAATGTTAGAACtcaaaatgaaagaaaaaaaaaggggaaaatgCTAAATAGGAAATCATCTTACACTGCGCAACTTCTGTGGGTCTCGAACCACAAGCCTAAGGAAGTCTTCAACTGTTGAAATTCCAGCTTTGTTCAGTCTCTTGTGGAAAGACCCATCCTTCCCTATCTTTTCTAATCTCCAGACCTCATCTTTCAACGCAGGTGGATAGTGCTTCTTATACACTAATCAAATGAAATTCAAATAGTTAATAGAAATATCAACTATCAAGGAAGTATCATATCATGATTACTTCAGAGGACTTACATTCTCCTCTGTGGTCCTTAACCATGAAAGCTTCAGTTTTTGCCTCACGGATGCGAATACCCTCACAAAATCCTGAGGCAATCTTCAAACCAAGTCGGAACTTCCGACTCCTTATCCAGCTAGAGTTATCTGTGAATGTAAGCTCCCCTACAGTGCCAACACCTTCTTTTAGTGTGACTTGTACATCACCAGTTAAAAGAGGGCGCTTTCCCTCACGTTCTTTCACCACATGACTGTCAAACTCTTCTCCTGACCAACCCTCCTCATCTTCATTGTTGAAATCACCTTCTAGAACAACAATATCAAGTTTGGCGCATGACTCAGGTCCGGAAGATACAACACAACCAGTTCCAACATCAAGCAAAACAACATGAATTGCAGCTCCCTGCTCCCCTTCAACTTTTCCTCCAGTAAAGAGAGGCAGAGACAGCCTTGTCCTGAACTGGAGTTGCAGAGTTCTTCCATCAGGACCCTCAATTCGCTTTGGGGAAGACCTGAATTATTCCAAAcagcagcaaaaaaaaatcgacaTGAGTTCAACAAAAAGTTGTATGTTCACCGAGTTCATTTTAACAGATATAATATAGCCAAGAAAACCTAAAACAAGAAATAGGCTACTTTTGAAAAGAACTAGCATCAAGCGTCATGAACATGCACAGCTAagaaaagtttattttgtgtCATATACAACTTGATGGTAGAGCTGCAGCAATATGTAGACCTCATTGATGTACTGCTGGATTATACTATATAAGGAAGTGCGCAAAACAATAAACTCATAGTCAACTAAGAGATATAGAACAGAGTACCTTCCAGTTATTGTTGCAGGACCCAGTCTGCCCAACGCTCGCTCCACTTCTTCACTAACCTAGCAAGTCATAATCAACAGTGAAGGAACATATAAATGTAGACAGTAGAATACTAGAATaaacattttgcaaaaatgaGACATGATAATCTAATTTCTGCTTAAAAGAGAATGGCTTTATTCTTACCACTCTACGAAGAATTGGTTCCAGCGATGAGCAAAGCCTCTGCAGACTATCCACCTTTAATGCTTCAACAATAACACTGCAGAGTTTAAAGAGGCAAAGCGGCAAACTATCATGAGAAAAGAACAAGACGCAATTCATCTCCTCACATGTTGAAGGAAGGTGCCAAGCTTATAGTAATGAATCCACAACGGAAacatgtttgaaaaaaaaatataattaaaactaCAAGAAATAAGAAATTTGACCATTATCAAATGATGTCCTGAATTAAAAGAGAAACACTAGAagtactacat is part of the Oryza brachyantha chromosome 2, ObraRS2, whole genome shotgun sequence genome and encodes:
- the LOC102709708 gene encoding calmodulin-binding protein 60 B-like gives rise to the protein MKEKRGLEAAAAGDGRPEAKRARPPALASVIVEALKVDSLQRLCSSLEPILRRVVSEEVERALGRLGPATITGRSSPKRIEGPDGRTLQLQFRTRLSLPLFTGGKVEGEQGAAIHVVLLDVGTGCVVSSGPESCAKLDIVVLEGDFNNEDEEGWSGEEFDSHVVKEREGKRPLLTGDVQVTLKEGVGTVGELTFTDNSSWIRSRKFRLGLKIASGFCEGIRIREAKTEAFMVKDHRGELYKKHYPPALKDEVWRLEKIGKDGSFHKRLNKAGISTVEDFLRLVVRDPQKLRSILGSGMSNKMWDILVEHAKTCVLSGKYYIFYSDENRSVGAIFNNIYAFCGLISGEQFYSSESLDDSQKLFADALVKKAYDNWMYAIEYDGKALLNSKPKKKAAPTGQAETQPTLSQPASYEQRISSAGMTGPSPAGGTDSIGYDGNQAAANVPVPYDDTFSFLPPSMLMGSDNQETGNDAMGLELGELQQAISQSHSIQPANVGYDDWTRSQNGQFADDFTEDIRMKSHQMLESEDMQQLLRVFSMGGASTSLQEDAFGFPSYMPSPLPYEGERTRSSGKAVVGWLKIKAAMRWGIFVRKKAAERRAQLVELDD